The Metabacillus litoralis genome contains a region encoding:
- a CDS encoding SPL family radical SAM protein, producing the protein MKPIIDYKIPKKILTPTSGFLYGYTHSLNPYAGCSFGCSYCYVRQSPVGLFRKQEWGSWVDVKQDSHEKLSREMMNLRKRDKPVTIFMSSSTDPYQPVEYKEQITRGLLEAMAENPPDFLFVQTRSPLVTRDIDLFHKLQEKLRISITVETDDDDVRKRFTPQAPPIQARLKAISKLKVANLPVQVAVAPVLPFTNEFPKILSSLVSRIVIDDYSGDGSQGKRSERLNVRELYKTEELDTWYGKDTYQVAVEKLKQSLSSDQILISQEGFMPY; encoded by the coding sequence ATGAAACCAATCATTGATTATAAAATACCTAAAAAAATTTTGACTCCCACAAGCGGTTTTTTATATGGATATACTCATTCATTGAATCCTTATGCCGGCTGCTCATTTGGTTGTTCTTATTGCTATGTAAGGCAAAGTCCGGTAGGGTTGTTTCGGAAGCAGGAGTGGGGGTCATGGGTTGATGTGAAACAAGATTCTCACGAGAAACTCTCTCGTGAAATGATGAATTTAAGAAAAAGAGACAAGCCTGTAACAATATTCATGTCTTCAAGTACTGATCCCTATCAGCCTGTTGAATATAAAGAACAAATAACAAGGGGGTTACTTGAGGCTATGGCTGAAAACCCACCAGACTTTTTATTTGTACAAACAAGAAGTCCATTAGTAACCAGAGATATAGATTTGTTTCACAAACTGCAGGAGAAGCTAAGGATTAGTATAACAGTGGAAACAGACGATGATGATGTTCGCAAGCGCTTCACTCCGCAGGCACCACCAATACAAGCAAGATTAAAAGCTATTTCAAAGCTTAAAGTGGCTAATTTGCCTGTTCAAGTAGCAGTTGCACCAGTGCTACCATTTACAAATGAATTTCCAAAAATTCTTTCAAGCTTAGTAAGTCGAATTGTTATTGATGATTACTCAGGTGATGGAAGCCAAGGTAAAAGAAGTGAGAGATTGAATGTAAGAGAATTGTACAAAACTGAAGAATTAGATACTTGGTACGGAAAAGATACCTATCAAGTTGCAGTAGAAAAGTTAAAGCAATCACTTTCTTCAGATCAAATATTGATTAGCCAAGAAGGCTTCATGCCATATTAA
- a CDS encoding Hsp20/alpha crystallin family protein gives MKKHNKNFNTFQEAQKVLGEDFWDVLSDAYPLIGPRADILQSEVEMVIIMDIPGIKTQQDIKISLQDPYLVIQGEIPNIEVPHYEYLQQERFYGSFRKKIKMPSNAIYQQLKASYRQGILQINIPTSGRTSSEDVTVPIEFFNE, from the coding sequence ATGAAAAAACACAACAAAAATTTTAATACCTTTCAAGAAGCACAGAAAGTATTAGGGGAAGATTTTTGGGATGTCCTATCGGATGCATATCCTTTAATTGGACCTCGAGCAGATATCCTTCAGTCTGAGGTAGAAATGGTTATTATTATGGATATACCAGGAATAAAAACGCAACAAGATATAAAAATTTCCCTGCAAGACCCATACCTAGTCATTCAAGGTGAGATTCCAAATATTGAAGTTCCACACTATGAGTATCTCCAACAAGAAAGGTTTTATGGATCTTTTAGAAAGAAGATTAAAATGCCTTCTAATGCTATATATCAGCAATTAAAAGCTTCTTACCGTCAAGGTATTCTTCAAATCAATATTCCAACTTCAGGTCGTACCTCATCAGAAGATGTTACTGTTCCAATTGAGTTTTTCAATGAATAA
- a CDS encoding DUF3231 family protein — MESHHLRLTASEIGGLWTNYVSDSMFVCVYKYFLAHVEDHEIKTVLEHALDLAQQHIEVVTKIFKEEEHALPEGFTEKDVDIKAPKLFIDEFLLFYTKQMTKGALVTYSTLLPHTFRNDIREHFMSCISSTMELFNDVTKIMLSKGLQVRTPYIPYLKEVDMVEKQRFLAGWIGEQRPLTAMEITNFHANLQTNFLGGTLVTAFGQVARTEDVRRYMREGKKLANKHTEIMSKYLKHDDLPAPTPWDAYVLVTKEPPFSDKLMMFQVSMMSAAGMGNYGTAIAGSPRRDIAAEYSKLLGEVGLFAENGASLLIKHKWMERPPHAVDRNELMK; from the coding sequence ATGGAGTCACATCATTTGCGGTTAACAGCTTCTGAAATTGGAGGACTTTGGACTAACTATGTATCAGATAGTATGTTTGTTTGTGTGTATAAATATTTTTTAGCTCATGTCGAGGATCATGAAATAAAAACTGTTTTAGAACATGCATTAGATTTAGCTCAACAGCATATTGAAGTTGTAACGAAGATCTTTAAGGAAGAGGAACATGCATTACCTGAAGGATTTACTGAAAAAGATGTTGATATAAAAGCACCGAAATTGTTTATAGATGAATTTCTCCTTTTTTATACGAAACAAATGACAAAGGGAGCACTTGTAACTTATAGTACCTTACTTCCACATACATTTCGAAATGATATAAGAGAACATTTTATGTCTTGTATCTCCTCAACAATGGAATTATTCAATGATGTAACAAAAATTATGTTGTCTAAAGGATTACAAGTGAGAACACCTTACATACCTTACTTAAAAGAAGTAGACATGGTTGAAAAGCAACGCTTTTTAGCTGGTTGGATTGGTGAACAAAGACCTTTAACGGCGATGGAGATTACAAATTTTCATGCAAATTTACAAACAAATTTCCTTGGAGGCACTTTAGTAACAGCATTCGGACAGGTTGCTCGGACTGAAGATGTGCGAAGGTATATGAGGGAAGGAAAAAAATTAGCAAATAAACATACAGAAATTATGAGTAAATATTTAAAACATGATGATCTTCCTGCTCCAACTCCATGGGATGCTTATGTGCTAGTGACAAAAGAACCTCCTTTTTCAGATAAATTGATGATGTTTCAAGTATCTATGATGTCTGCTGCAGGGATGGGGAATTATGGAACAGCTATAGCAGGAAGTCCGAGACGTGATATTGCTGCAGAATATTCCAAGTTATTAGGAGAGGTTGGTTTATTTGCAGAGAATGGGGCAAGCTTACTGATTAAACATAAGTGGATGGAGCGTCCACCACATGCAGTTGATCGGAATGAATTGATGAAATAG
- a CDS encoding YozQ family protein: MTVNKANENTKDLAGKIYDVKDYQATDTLSAGIATTHEQASDAYMEGEIHPVIDDVNGKDVEVKREGYEKESR, translated from the coding sequence ATGACGGTTAATAAAGCAAACGAAAACACTAAAGATCTTGCAGGGAAGATTTATGATGTGAAAGACTATCAAGCAACTGATACATTATCTGCTGGAATAGCGACAACTCATGAACAAGCTTCTGATGCATATATGGAAGGTGAAATACACCCTGTTATTGATGATGTAAACGGTAAAGATGTTGAAGTGAAAAGAGAAGGTTACGAAAAAGAATCACGATAA
- a CDS encoding spore coat protein codes for MPNNIEGRGLTDREMVQLCLELEKGRCRSLSSTMLETTHKELRDIYTECFDTASKNHYELYQLMDEKGWYKTELATVDQIKNVQEYMQNNLHPDDQFKS; via the coding sequence ATGCCTAACAATATAGAAGGACGAGGATTAACGGATCGTGAAATGGTACAACTTTGTTTGGAGCTAGAAAAAGGAAGATGCCGAAGCTTAAGCAGTACGATGTTGGAAACTACTCATAAGGAACTTCGGGATATCTATACCGAATGTTTTGATACTGCATCCAAAAATCATTATGAGTTATATCAGTTAATGGATGAAAAAGGATGGTATAAAACAGAACTTGCAACTGTTGATCAAATTAAGAACGTTCAGGAATATATGCAAAATAATTTACATCCTGATGATCAGTTTAAGTCATAG
- a CDS encoding DUF2512 family protein, with protein sequence MNHLKALAIKSVVSFLLLFVVLGLLFQYSFSVILGLTLILGLVSYILGDLMLLPRTSNFTATISDFAIAMLLTWFYLATITTYATNVFIASLITAIGVALFESVFHRYMRKNVLYEKESRVNIGNLRYNTEVSEEISPDYQKLKED encoded by the coding sequence GTGAACCATTTAAAAGCTCTGGCGATAAAATCTGTTGTGTCATTTCTTTTACTTTTTGTGGTGCTTGGCTTGCTATTTCAATATTCCTTTTCAGTTATATTAGGACTTACCCTAATTTTAGGCTTGGTATCTTATATATTAGGAGATTTAATGCTTTTACCGAGAACTTCAAACTTCACAGCAACAATTTCTGATTTTGCCATTGCAATGTTACTTACATGGTTTTACCTAGCGACAATCACGACCTATGCGACTAATGTGTTTATTGCATCACTTATCACAGCAATTGGAGTTGCTTTATTTGAGAGCGTCTTCCATCGATATATGAGAAAAAACGTTCTATATGAAAAAGAAAGCCGTGTGAACATAGGAAATCTACGTTACAATACTGAAGTATCAGAAGAAATTTCCCCAGATTATCAAAAATTAAAGGAAGATTAA
- a CDS encoding alpha/beta fold hydrolase, with product MFAENRINVGKYQMNVRHYHHENCKEVVVLIHGIPTNSHLWDRVIPYLKKNYSVLAVELIGYGKSDRGPYEDLTLPKQATYILRALDQLHIPSAHFVGHDLGGGIVQILAVTHPERVKSIVVIDGVCFSNWPLPKVVSIRYPVAEEFFPSPLFIERMLREGVYYPSMLTPELLKMFILPFDTPTGPTELQQASLALDHHQTENLVPYLPHIKCPATFLWGQHDRYLVPYWGFLLHKTVPNSTFKLIPNASHYSMIDQPSIVSKELLLHLSRASLGYPRELEA from the coding sequence ATGTTTGCAGAAAACCGGATAAATGTAGGAAAGTATCAGATGAACGTTCGTCATTATCATCACGAAAACTGTAAAGAAGTAGTTGTACTTATACATGGAATTCCAACTAATTCTCATTTATGGGATCGCGTTATTCCCTATTTAAAGAAAAATTACTCCGTACTCGCTGTTGAACTTATAGGCTATGGGAAATCAGATCGTGGACCTTATGAAGACCTAACTCTTCCAAAACAGGCTACTTATATTCTTCGTGCGCTTGATCAACTGCATATTCCCTCAGCACACTTTGTTGGCCATGATCTTGGAGGAGGAATTGTTCAAATCTTGGCTGTCACTCATCCTGAGCGCGTAAAAAGTATTGTTGTCATTGATGGCGTCTGCTTCTCAAATTGGCCTCTTCCAAAAGTAGTATCCATTCGTTATCCTGTTGCTGAAGAGTTTTTCCCTTCACCATTATTTATTGAAAGAATGTTAAGAGAAGGCGTTTATTATCCTTCTATGTTAACTCCGGAATTACTTAAAATGTTTATTCTTCCGTTTGATACACCAACTGGACCAACAGAGCTTCAACAAGCTTCACTTGCATTAGACCATCATCAAACAGAAAATCTTGTTCCTTATTTACCACATATTAAATGTCCTGCTACATTTTTATGGGGACAACATGACCGATATTTGGTACCATACTGGGGATTCTTACTACACAAAACTGTTCCAAATTCAACATTTAAACTTATCCCAAATGCCAGTCACTATTCAATGATTGACCAACCTAGTATTGTTTCAAAGGAACTATTGCTGCATCTTTCACGTGCTTCCTTAGGGTATCCTAGAGAGTTAGAAGCCTAG